tgagtccggtgaccagcgaccctccattgcaggtcaggcacGCACAACTGccggccagttacgttgcacatattcatagttctcctgcacattgcaattaccgtctccttttcccacccacggcagttcatctcccgcatctgcAGTTTGCGTCTGATctcttctatctgaactggagtccttgcctttaccacatgTGCTCTAGGTCCATTCGTGTACACACCCATAGTCCACACTACgtcgcggcttcgcctggacctttcacctGGCCCAAAGGACTCGGTTCACCCTGCTGCTCTCTGCTGTCAGTTCCTCTCGATTGTTGACCTGTACCGAGGCCACCAAGTGGTTTAcgccgacggctcgatggctgacggTCACGTCGGCTTTGCGTATGTCCGTGGAGGACATTGAACAgtattccttgcccgatggctgcggtgttttcactgcagagctggtggctgtaTCTCGTGCTTTTGAGGACATCCGTTACTGCCCTGGGAAGTCgtgtcttctgtgtactgactctctGAGCAGCTACAAGCTATCAATCAGCGCTAAcaccgccatcctttggtagctaCCATCCAGCAGACCTTCTATGCCCTGGagtggtccagtcgttcagtggtgtttgtgtggaccccaggacacgccggaatcccaggcaacgaacttgatgATAGGCAGGCataacaggctacacggaaaccgcttctgcagatcggcattccaataactgacctgcgttcCTTTTTGCGCcaccaggtttttcggctttgggagacggaatggcatagtctcagtacgcacaacaaactgcgtgccattaaggataCTACGAGTGTGTGGCAATCGTCTTCGTGGGCCTCtggcagggactctgtggttctctccggctccgcattggccacgcttgggagACGCAAGGCTACCTCTTGCGCCTTGGAGACCCGCCTCTGTGTCGATGCGGCGCCTgcttgacagtggcccatattctggtgcaccgtcccactttgactgccctgtgacgaaatcttcagttaccggactcgttgccgctagTTTTGTCTGACAACGGCTcgtcggctgatttagttttacgttttattcgtgagcgtgggttttatcatttgatccaaGTTttcgcgcatgtcctttgtccctctgtgaccTCCACCCCAGtggttttagggtggaggttttaatgtgttgcagagtgggtggcttctcctttttattctcatggtcagccagccatggtaatctgtttcgtaattttaatctcttctacctgtttcctgtggttttcttctccccttttgtcgatttaagtgtttgttgcccttccgtcattcttgtggtttttcctttctatcCGTTTTCTATCGTCAGTCTGGCTTATTTTATTCTCAACGTTGtggcagggaccgatgacctagcagtttggtcatccccccccccccaccctcttttaaaccaaccgaccaaccagaagtcgacattgtgacttattccaaaggtgttctaatgGGTTTACGGCAGGACGATGGGCGCACTCTTTTTCAGGAATGTTACCGTCGACAGACTGTTGCCTCAGAGACGGTCCGCACTGTCATGCTGAGACAGCAGACGACCGCCGCCTCCCCACTGTTCCTCTCCTGCACGCACTACACTGTGTTGACACACCTCCCCGTCTAGCTGTAACGGAACTGCACTCTGGTATCGTACGACTACCTACATCTGAATGTACACGCGTGCTCCGTAAGGCAGCATACGGTGTGCGAcgcagggtaccctgtaccactacttgtcgtttcctttTCTGTTGCACTCACGAATAGAGCGAGCAGCAAACGACTGCCTGTctgcctccgtaagagccctaactTCTCTGATTTTCTGGCAGCAGCAGACCAATTGctttacagtcagcttcaaatgcaagttctctaaattctcaaaagtgtttctcgaaaagaacgtcgccttccctccagggattcccatttgagttcccgaagaatcttcttaatacttacatgttgttcgaatctaccggtaacaaatctagcagccaaccTCTGGggtgattcgatgtcttcctttgatccaACCTGGTGCAGATCAGTACTCGAGAACAGGTTCCTTCTcctccgtattaacttacatttttttgtattagagctagctaccattcatcgtagcaactagaaattttgtccaagtcatcttgtgtcctcgtAAAATGATTCCACTTCGACATCTCCACGTACACCACACTTCACCGGGGAACAACCGCAGCCTGGTACTCACGCTGTCTGCCACATCattttgttgctgtggtcttcagtcctgagactggtttgatgcagctctccgtgctaatcaTTTATGTGCATCGAAAATAACAGctgtcgtatcacacttccctggggcactcctgacagtgcccttgtctctgatgaacactcacagtCGAGACAACATACTAGGTGCTGTTgtttaacaagtcttcgagccactcacatatagcTGTAACCTATTCCGCATGACGTACCTTCGTTAAGAGTCTGCAGTAGgcattgtgtcaaatgcttttcggaagtcgacGAATCTGAAATGTGCCAGTTGCCCTTCGTAGGCAGTTCACAGtacatcacgtgagaaaagggcaaactgagttttgggcgagcgatgctttctaaatttgCGCTGATTTGAAGACGGAAGGATTTtttgtctcaagaaaatttatcgtATTCGAACTAAGAACACGTTCGAGATTTCTGTGGGAAAACGATTTTAAGGATATTCATCTGTGAATCTGCAGGTCCGTTCTTTCATTCTTCTCATGTACAGCGGtcgcctgcccttttttccagtcgctcaggactttGTGCCGggagagagattcacgataaacgcgAGCTACGAAAGGAGTAAATgctgtactctttgtaaaaccaaattagtGTTCCGTCCGGACCtgtcgacttatttgttttcaactcttacaGTGGGATGCTTATTACTTTGCCATCCGACACTCAAACGACAGGACGTTTGTACGGCACGACTAATTTTTTGAAAGCGTAATTTAAAACCTCGCCTTTCCATTCGCTACCTCCTACTGCCGCATCAGACTAGTCGACGAACCACTGGAAAGAATCCTCAGACCCGCTTAGCGACTGTACGTAGGGTCAGAATTTCCTTCGATTTTGACTCTTGTCATTACGTAAGGTGGCAGGTGAGGTTGACCTCGGAGTGCCACGGACGTCCCTCGAACCCTCACTGCAAATCACTCGCATCCAGATACTCGCCGCACAGTGCTGTCGCTCTTCACACCGCCTCAAACGTCACTCGCCACCGAATGCAGAAGTGCGTGGCTTGCGGTGGTCTGATAGAGCCAAGCCCCCGCGCGCAGCCCCTCTGTGGTCCACGAGTCTGTCGGCAGCCGCCGCCCGCAGTGCTGTGCGTCTGTCCGGTTCCGTCCGATTCTGCTCATATACTGCTTCTCTCCTGGTAACACTGTATTCCCAGCCTTCTCTTACTCTGCCGGGTCTGCTTCTCACGATATTCTAGTGAGTCAATTCTGCGTGACGTAGGGCGGTCATCGTACTTTCGGTCAGATAAGGTATATTGTTGACACATATGCCAGAAGTTACGGCTCGGTGGGAGCGGATTAGTCCAGTGATCTGCGTCACACTAGTTGCACATTACGCTCCCGTTTCCATCTCGTGCCTGACGACGACTTGTAGAGTTCCACTCGTCGTGTACCAAGGTGCGCGCAGCCGTGGTTCACCAGGGAGAGGAACCGTCGCGGGATGAGTGTGTCCGTCGTGCGCCAACTACGAGAGCCGGCAGCGGCACTGAAGTCGGGCGCTGCTACCCGAGGAGGGTAGCCAGAGCGCTGCCGAATGGCGCTCACGTATTCTCTCCGGTGTCGGTCTTAACACTTTTAGTTTGGCCGGAACAGATACGCCACCTGCCCCAGTCTGAAGCGTGGGTGGCGGTCGGAGCCTCTCTTCCCGCCGAACGTCGGACGCGCTGTTTGTGTCGTAGGCGAGATACGCCGTATTGTCCTGCCTTTGTTAATACTCCTCTTGTAGTCATCGACGCTATGACAGCATTACGGCTACCGATTCCCTCGCCGATCAGAACTGAGTCTATTAATTATTATGAGCTCTAAAATGTTGCACCAGTGAGTCAGTTTTTGAACTAGTTGCTAAGCAAAAAGATGTTCAGAACAATCCCACATAAATTCTGGGCTCAAAAAAATTGCACAGTCCTCGCATTCTACAGTCGGCAATTTGAAGTCTCTGCCGTTAGATAACTACCATCGGGAAATTTAGTCACAATATTCTCCGGCTTTTCCCTGAAGCGCTCTATCACCTTATTTTGTACTCGTAATTCGTGATAACTATTACGAAGTTTGTCAGGATTTTTTTCCCTGTAACTTACATACCAGtaagtgaaaggaatatttatttagacaAGGAAATGTAACAAACATTACTCTTTCTGCAAAGTTTGAATGCAGTTGCTTTAGTTATTGTCCTGAAAGTTACAGCAATGAGTTATATCTTTTTTCACTAGAGTATTACTTTTTCTGTCATGTAGGTGATGTATTTAAACTAAATGTTTACAAATCAATTTCAGTAAAATCTGTGCCAGTTTCAGTTGCGGAGCTACAAACACTCAGTGTTTTAGGGATGCAACATACTGTATGTAGACAAATGATCAGGTAGCGGAACGGTCGTGTAAGCGAGGTCTTCAAACCGGTGCCCGTTTTCCACGACGTACAACTCGGTGCACCTTCTAAACGCCCTGCGGACGAGATGAAAAGTTGCCAACGTCACACGGCGACAGGTGGTTGTACCCCCTCCCCGATAGGATAATTTTGTATGATCAGATTCTACAATACATGTTCACTAAAATGTGTAATAAATTAAGAAATATCTGCTTCCTGGAGTTGAGCTTATTGTAAGATGTCCTAATAAAAGAATGCTACTACTGTTCCTTGCCAAAGTTTCTAGATGATGCTATAACATTATAACAGCATTTAATTCGCTCACTGGAGATCAGCATTTGATATTCATCTGCAAGAAATGTTTTCTGCAAACACTAACATTTTGGTGGTGATGGAAAGAACAGTGATATGATGGAAGCAGTAGTTCATTCACACGCACTTTCACAGTAACACAATGTCAGCCTGACACTGACAATGTGCTTTTTCTAAAAGAGCTTCTGCTTCCTTTTTATCATATCAAGACAGTCAGTGATGGCTGAAACACGATAATTTCTTTTACGAAAGACTAGCACAATAACAAGGCAGATACACATCAGCAATAACTATTACCGTAGTATTTTTTTACTGCAGTGTATTGGTGCATTTGTGTACGCAGTGATTACCAGTGTGttccatttcacagcatcttcagaTCTATTCTAGTTGCAGCACGTATAACTGTCGGGTTGCTCTGCTACTGCAATAAATCTGGGGTGTTCTGAAGTGGAATGAAACTGGTAACCATTACAAACACAAATGCGACACTAGACTCGAACAAAAtacatatacaaatgattaatggaaaatctcatataaagatgtcaaacaaatactaacaaagagatagagagcTGGCCAGTAcgtacctcagctcagtacagccgatagatacacgaAACAGAACAggaaatttacgttcctagctttcggaactttgttcctccatcagggaggagagaggggaaaaaagggaaagtggattcagttacccacaacccaggttatgaagcaacagggaaaggtaaacagggagggtagtaaGGATGacgaccatgcctccatccttactaccgtccctgtttacctttccttgttgcttcataacctgggttgtgagtaagtGAATCCACTTTcaattcttcccttttttccccctctctcctccctgatggaggaacaaagttccgaaagctaggaatgtaaattttctgttctgtttcgtgtatctatcggctgtactgagctgaggtacgTACCGGCCGGCCCCTCTATCTCTATGTTAGTATTTAAAATACATATATAATAATTTCTTGTTGAAATTATATGTGATCGTACGAGAAAATAAATCTTTTCCAAAAAAGGTAAGTTCTGAATATCTGTAGTAGTGCAGTAAGACAGTCATAAAATTTTGATGAGTTTCCTGTATTGCAAATCAAATCATTGCACCTGTGTGTGTTTCTTCTTCCATTCATTCTGTAACTTGTCGAGGAGGATTATGCGCCAATTTGTGATTGTTCACCGTGCCTAGATATTTTGTTCCATTCGTTTCTTCACGTATGACAATTTTCTTTCACATCTACTTTTCCATATACAGGGCAATTCTTATTAATGTTAAAAAAACAACCTGAAGTGAGATAGAACGTAGATGAGGGCTAGACGAGTAATTTAATGCGAGACACACGGGGCCGAAGACGTCAGGGAACGGCCCCAAGAGCGGACGACACGCGCCGAACGAGTGCCGTCACCAGGCGGCGTACCTCGCCCCGCCCCACACTCGGTATTTTTAATGGTATCCGACAGAAAACTTGCAATACTGGTACCAACTACAGCACCTGCTGCCGCTGCACACTTTACAGGGTTATTGTTATTAATGTGCCCTCGTCTCTGTTACCCCACTGTACCACTAAATTTACAGAAGGGGACTTTCGCGAGAACGTGGTAACCTCCTTCCGAGGATTCCCGTTTAAGTTCCCCCAGCATTTCTGTTACAGTTATTGACCTGTTACTATCTGAACAATAAGTCTGTAAATTAGTTTGTCGTCTGTTGTCACTCTTACATGATAACGACTCCAATCACCGGAGCGGTACTGTAGAGCCGGTGGCACTGCCGTGTCAAATGTAATGCAGCATCTGATCAGAAGTGCCTGGGCAGCCGTACGTAATGTCAAAGTGACGGTCAGAATGTCGCGAGAAGCGGACCCGCCAGGGCACGGGGAAGCGGGCTCCGGTGTGCCGCCAGCAGAGAAGTGGTGACAGGAGCACGGGCCCGTCAGCGGGGATCGCCAACTCAGTGTGTGCAGACGTGTCAGGGACCCGATGTGACTGTCAACTGGCACACGTCACGTACTCACGGACGGGGACCGTATACCGTTGCGGAGGGAGGTCGTGAACAATcacacgaaatcagcggaaggaatcactcgtgagttccaaagtgctcctAGCTGTACAGGAGGCACTGTAACTGTGCTTAAAGAGGTGCCAGGAATGGGATACGACGCTCGAGCAGCTCCTTGTAAGGTCACACATTTGTGTGGTCAGCGCTAAGCGACACTCGCGGCGGTGTAACGTGGAGGacaggaaatgagtgatttggaatgaCGAATCGTGATTTATCGTTCGGATATCCCGTGGAAGAGTTGGGGTTTAGTGAATGCCCAGAGAATGTTACACGCTGTCGTGCGCAGTGTAAACAGTGAAGTACGGTGGACGCGGCGTCACTGCACCGGGGAATTTTTCACAGTTAGGGTGCAGTTCCCTAACTGCGCTTTAAGAAACTGCTAATAGGAGCACGTTTTACAGCGTCGTGTTCAGTGGAGGAACAGTTCGCAGAAGGTGACAGTGCCGGCGGTCTGTGGACGACCGCATCCCTGAAACGGACCCGGCTGCCCGGAGTCCCCACCTGGCCGTGACGCCCCCTCCGGAACGGAACGAGTCCGGAGCTCGGCGCCCGACGTTACTACCTTCTCTTTCTACGACTCTCGAGGAAGAACAGATTGCCGTTGCTCCGTTATAAAAGTGGAAGGTGGACACACcgcgtattaatgtccactaatagatatCGAGATAGTCCCGACCGGGTAGTATAGGTGCGTTGTACTTTCCCAGAAACTTTAAGTcctccattcgccttccctaatgatTATTTTAAGTACTCGGCCTACTTTGTAACCCTTATTACTCTTACCTCTAAATACTGATACAATGTGACGTGCCCGAGATGTTCCACCACCGATCTATAAACAGCACACTATTGGGTTGCCTCTCTTATTTTATACGCGCTATCTCGCACTTACCTACATTCGTTGCGACCTCTGACGACACGTGTCGCCGCGTTCGCAGGCCCGGCGAGGCTGCCCCTGGTGCTGTACGGCTCCCAGCTGGTGCTCAACTGGCTGTGGGGCCCCATCTTCTTCGGGGCGCGCAACATCCCGTGGAGCCTGGTCGACATCACGCTGCTGTGGGCCAACGTGGCGGCCTGCGGATACTCCTTTTACGGTATCAACGCCGTCGCCGGCTACCTCTTCGTGCCCTACTTCCTGTGGATGACTCTGGCGACTGACCTCAACTACCAGATCTACAAGCTCAACTGCACGGATAAAGGCAGCAAGGACTAGCGCACCGATCTGTAACATCCGGAGTCCCGTGGCGGCTAGCAGGTTTGGTAGGTATACTGTACtgagaaaatgttaaaaaatattgttcTCTGCTTCCTCCTCTCGTAACTGTTCTCGCTCAATTCCATTGTATATACTTTCTTAATATCTGGCAGTGTGGCGCTATAGCTACGAACAACTTTTCACTTATTATGCTGCGATTTTATGAGCCGAGCCGATCACAGATTAAATTGATGGAGCACGTAAGTGAACCCTTCCTTCACGTCCCGCTGGTGAAGATATATCGATACCAGTGGTGAAGATATTTCTTTCTGTAGCACTCCACCTACATTCTATTGCTGTCGTTTGACTTTCTCTCGGTAATCTCGTACGTGCACCTGTTAGGGAGAGTGTAATGTACAACTCTACAATAAAGTCCACAGCAAATATTCTCTCTTTGCCACTCATAATAACCTGctgctcaatatatatatatatatatatatatatatatatatatatatatatatatatatatatatatatataaaatactttttattgCAATTTGTAATACAGCACAGGAAGTAAAATCAGAGCCTAAATATAATTTTACAGTTTCCTGTTGGAAATTGGAATGACAGACAAGTAACTTTTCACTAACCAGTGAGAACCAGACCGTCACTCTTCAGAGCACAATtgaaagagagagaagaaacaaTCGAGGTGACTTCAGGTAGGCCCAGCTGTTAATACAACACAGCTGGCACGCTCCAGCATACGATCCATCCCGTGTGAGGCTGTTACTAAGCTGAGACTCCTTACGACAGACTGTGGAGATCATTTATAGTTCCGTACGCCACGTCTCGGAGTGGCCGATCCGTCGGTAATGTGCGGGCAGTTACACCTTTCTGAGAAACACGTGGACAGTACAGCGTTAGTAAATACTGAATGAGATATCCTTTAATCACTCCGTGTTTATCCTTCTCACATCAGATGTTCTAACCTTATTCTGACCCTACATCTGCTTAAAAATTCTTACTGTGCATCATAATCTGGAGGCCTTACAAATTTTAGGAATCAGCTTATGTTTTGAACAAAAGCAGATCCAAAAACTTTTCATTTGTGTACTTGTAGATCAACTTGCTGAATATTTGTGCTGATCGAGGATTATGTAAATTTGGGCTAAACAGTGCCAACATACTGAGAGGTGCAACAGGAGAGCAGCAGTTAAAATCCTCATCCAAACACCCAGATATACATAtcttgtggtttccctaaattactcgtGCCTCTTTCGTGCAGTGTTGCCACTACAGCAATGCTTTGTGCCGTGTGCTGGGTACTTAGCCCAGTGTGGACAGGAATCTTTCTTTCCTAAAAACAAGTTGTCGGTGGTACCCACAACAGACTGGTAACTACCTTGCAACTCATCCTAAATCCTCCCACGAAGTGTTCGGACATAGATGATGGAGACTACAGTAAACATTATTATTTGATGGTAAAGGCTGGTAGCAGGCACAACAAAACACTAGCCTTCTCACTTGTACCAATTCATAACCAAAGAATCCAGTTCTCAGAAAATGTTTTGCAATATTCTTATACCAATTGGAACAGTAATGTTCGTGATTTTTAACTGTAACACCACTAAAAATATTTAGTGTATTACCAATTTATCTTCTACTAATAATGTAACAAAACAATATTTCTCAAAACTATCTGATACTTACAACAGAAAGTAAACTTTTAATCAGTCATCTCTCATA
The sequence above is drawn from the Schistocerca americana isolate TAMUIC-IGC-003095 chromosome 10, iqSchAmer2.1, whole genome shotgun sequence genome and encodes:
- the LOC124552575 gene encoding translocator protein-like; its protein translation is MHVSCPAVMACALPYTVPVLQAAVFRTLMRSDWYDRLRKPRWTPPRWAYAPVWSALYAGMGYASYLVWKDGAGFQGPARLPLVLYGSQLVLNWLWGPIFFGARNIPWSLVDITLLWANVAACGYSFYGINAVAGYLFVPYFLWMTLATDLNYQIYKLNCTDKGSKD